In a single window of the Platichthys flesus chromosome 5, fPlaFle2.1, whole genome shotgun sequence genome:
- the krt94 gene encoding keratin 94, with amino-acid sequence MYQSRSIITGPATIRQSRSYVSSSLPHKAHSMSGYNTRSSRISSSQGRNLSAGFSGGYNFDLSSALDCNVQQNEKATMQNLNDRLATYLDKVRSLETANNKLEIQIREYYEQKGPAAERDYSNYWAIINDLKDKIAGATIGNANILLQIDNSKLAADDFRTKFEHELMMRQSVEADIGNLRRLLDQTTLTKADLEMQIESLQDELAYLKKNHAEELEAMRSQLSGTINVEVDAAPQQDLNKVMDEIRSQYEAITDKHRRDQESWFTEKSATLTKEVAMSTESIQTSKTEINDLRRTLQGLEIELQSQLSMKGALENTLAETDNRYSAMLSGYQNTINMLEGELGNVRSSIEQQGQEYRMLLDIKTRLEQEIATYRSLLEGEESRPATGGGLKTTMTTTTVRSSN; translated from the exons ATGTATCAGAGTCGCAGCATCATCACCGGCCCGGCCACAATTAGACAGAGCCGCAGCTATGTTTCTAGTTCTCTTCCCCACAAGGCTCATAGTATGTCAGGATACAACACAAGATCCTCTCGCATCTCATCTTCCCAGGGGCGCAACCTCTCCGCTGGGTTTTCAGGTGGCTACAACTTTGACCTGTCCAGCGCCCTGGACTGCAACGTGCAACAGAACGAGAAGGCCACCATGCAGAACCTGAACGACCGCCTGGCCACCTACCTGGATAAGGTCCGCTCTCTGGAGACAGCCAACAACAAGCTGGAGATCCAGATCAGAGAATACTACGAGCAGAAGGGgcctgcagcagagagggacTACAGCAACTACTGGGCCATCATCAATGACCTGAAGGACAAG ATCGCTGGTGCCACCATCGGCAACGCCAACATCCTGCTCCAGATTGACAACTCCAAACTGGCTGCTGATGACTTCAGGACCAA ATTCGAGCATGAGTTGATGATGCGCCAGTCCGTCGAGGCTGACATCGGCAACCTACGCCGCCTGCTTGACCAGACCACCCTGACGAAGGCCGACTTAGAGATGCAGATCGAGAGCCTGCAGGATGAGCTTGCCTATCTCAAGAAGAATCACGCAGAG GAGCTGGAAGCAATGCGCTCTCAGCTTAGCGGAACCATCAACGTGGAGGTCGATGCCGCACCCCAGCAGGACCTCAACAAAGTCATGGATGAGATCCGATCCCAGTACGAAGCGATCACTGACAAACACCGTCGCGACCAGGAGTCCTGGTTTACTGAGAAG TCTGCAACCCTGACCAAGGAGGTGGCCATGAGCACAGAATCAATCCAGACGTCCAAGACAGAGATCAATGACCTGCGGCGCACACTGCAGGGCCTGGAGATCGAGCTGCAGTCTCAGCTCAGCatg AAAGGGGCGCTGGAGAACACGTTAGCAGAGACAGACAATCGTTACAGCGCCATGCTCTCCGGCTACCAGAACACAATCAACATGCTTGAGGGCGAGCTTGGCAACGTGCGCAGCAGCATCGAGCAGCAGGGTCAGGAATACAGGATGCTGCTGGACATCAAGACcaggctggagcaggagatcgCCACCTACAGGAGCCTGCTGGAAGGAGAAGAGTCCAG ACCCGCTACAGGAG gGGGCTTAAAGACCACAATGACCACCACCACTGTGCGCAGTTCCAACTAG